TCTCGGGGGGTGGCGATGAGGGCATTGGCGATGCCGTGGACGGCCGCCCGGGCCGAGTCGTAGGCCAGGGCGACGACGACGTTCCTCGATGTCCGGCCGAAACGGGCGTCGAAGCGCTCGAGCATGGCCTCGTAGTTGGGGTTCGCCCCGTCCTCACCGAGCTGGTCGACGCCATGCCAGCCCTCGAGGCCCTCGGCCCATGCGTTGGAGTTCGAGTAGAACATGAACGCCGTCCCCATCATCCTCGGCGGGTCCCAGTCGATCGCCTTGAACGCCCGGGCGAAGTGGAACGTGCTGTAGCCGTAGCCGAGATAGACGATGGCCTCGGCGCCCAGACGGCGCATGGTGGCGAGGTGGCGCTCGAGGTCGCGTGGGTTCGGCCCCAGCGTCACCTCCTTCACGATCTCCAGTCCCTCGTCGCGCGCTGCCGAGCGAAAGAAGTCGGCGTAATCGGACCCCGACGAGCCCCGCTCCCAGAAGAAGCCGACCTCGGTGTGACCCTGCTGGGCGCACCATCCGGCGCACATCCGGCCCTCGATGGGGATGTCGCCATTGGCGACGGTGAAGCAGTACTCACCCGAGAAGCGGACGGCTCCCGTCCAGCCGAGGCAGGCGACGCCGGTGGCGTTGATGGTGTCCCGCAGGGCCACAGAGTTGTCGGAGATCATGGGTCCGATCACGACGACACAGCCCTCCTCGACGAGGCGGCGGTAGCCGGCGATCACCTTCCGGTAGTTCTCGCGGGGCAGGCCGCGGGCGTCGACCGTGAAGATCTCGACCGGCCGGTCGTACACGCCCTCGTTGAGGGCGTCTTCGATGGCGAGGATGGTCGGATCGATCCAGTCGGCCAGGAGCTGGCCCAGGTCCATGTCGATCAGAATGCCGATCTTCACCGGCTCGAAGGGGTCTCCCTGGGTCTGGAGGCCCCGGGTCGGGGGGTAGACGACGATGGACTCGACGGCCTTCTCACCCGACCTCCCGCCGCCTTGGTACCACGTCTCGTTCTCCCAGCCCCCGAGGGTCGCCGTGTCGACGCCGGACACCACGGTCGACACCGCCCGGTCCTCCTTGGCGATGCCGTGGTCGACGGGGGCGGGGAACATCCGCTCGGCGTACCGCGCCTCGCCCTCGTGGCCGCTGCCGTCGTCTGCCATCTCCGCTCCCCTCTGTATACAGTATGTAGCCTTCACCGCGGACCACGAGGTGCGCAAGCAGCGGCGCCTCCGGTGATCACGGGTATGCGTCAGTAAGGGTTCCTATGTCCGACCAGGTGTGGATCAGCGACGAGCAGTTCACGATCAATGAGCTCCTGGACAGACGCCTGGAGGACGACCCCGACGGCGAGTACCTCGACGTCTGCGGGACCAAGCTCACCGCCGCCGGGGTGGCGTCGACGGCGAACCGGCTGGGCAACGCCTTGAGGGACCTCGGCGCTACCAAGGGAGAGCGTGTCGCCACGCTGATCGACAACTCGCCCGAGGCGCTGCTGGCGTGGTGGGGGGCCGTGCGCGGCGGGGCCATCGGTGTCCCGATCAACACGGCGTACAAGGGTTACTACCTCCGGCACCAG
This Acidimicrobiales bacterium DNA region includes the following protein-coding sequences:
- a CDS encoding ABC transporter substrate-binding protein codes for the protein MADDGSGHEGEARYAERMFPAPVDHGIAKEDRAVSTVVSGVDTATLGGWENETWYQGGGRSGEKAVESIVVYPPTRGLQTQGDPFEPVKIGILIDMDLGQLLADWIDPTILAIEDALNEGVYDRPVEIFTVDARGLPRENYRKVIAGYRRLVEEGCVVVIGPMISDNSVALRDTINATGVACLGWTGAVRFSGEYCFTVANGDIPIEGRMCAGWCAQQGHTEVGFFWERGSSGSDYADFFRSAARDEGLEIVKEVTLGPNPRDLERHLATMRRLGAEAIVYLGYGYSTFHFARAFKAIDWDPPRMMGTAFMFYSNSNAWAEGLEGWHGVDQLGEDGANPNYEAMLERFDARFGRTSRNVVVALAYDSARAAVHGIANALIATPREVKDGLERLKWLPCTNGGPGTSLTFAPYDHRGYKGDFLTIRELRRGALHFRGYFRPTWPSNRSSPLMEPRSSAGVASEESRS